The proteins below are encoded in one region of Acanthochromis polyacanthus isolate Apoly-LR-REF ecotype Palm Island chromosome 4, KAUST_Apoly_ChrSc, whole genome shotgun sequence:
- the ttc39a gene encoding tetratricopeptide repeat protein 39A isoform X2, with amino-acid sequence MKMSGEEATLSNGCSRSDLSLALEDCMAALDLFLRNDFEEAQARLRCRTKDSMYHALTYATILEMQAMMTFDPQHILAAGNTMKEAQAICQRHRKKSSFSKSFTEEELHAEVCYAECLLQRAALTFLQDENMISFIKGGIKVRNSYQTYKELHTVLQSSGYTHGDNHGHFEGGVKLGVGAFNLMISMLPTRTLKLLEFVGFSGNKEFGLQQLQEGSAESTFRSFLCNMLLLCYHTFMSFILGTGEGDVEDAEKLLQPYLKKYPKGSIFLFFAGRIEEIKGNLDAAIKRFEECCEAQQQWKQFHHMCYWELMWCFTYKRHWKMAYFYADLLSKENSWSKATYAYMKAAYLSMLTKDDCLTFGETALTLFRQVPGLKQKIAGKSLPTEKFAIRKARRYFAENPIPLPAPPLEMMYIWNGYTVIGKHKDLTEGMLKTLDEAQAKLESIPRTEFTIDDQCLLSLLKGLCLKHLGHQEEAEHYFTLVLCNETQIKYDHYLVPNALLEHGLLCLEQGRKDEAIKLLEAAKQNYKNYSMESRTHFRIQAALHKAKGSRENGIHVPSSP; translated from the exons GTGCTCGCGGTCCGACCTGTCGCTGGCTCTGGAGGACTGCATGGCTGCCCTGGATCTGTTCCTCAGAAATGACTTCGAGGAGGCACAGGCTCGCCTCAGATGCAG GACCAAAGACAGCATGTACCACGCCCTGACCTACGCCACCATCCTGGAAATGCAGGCCATGATGACGTTTGACCCCCAGCACATCCTGGCGGCAGGAAACACCATGAAGGAGGCTCAGGCGATCTGCCAGCG ACACCGGAAGAAGTCGAGCTTCTCCAAAAGCTTCACAGAAG aGGAACTCCATGCAGAAGTTTGCTACGCTGAGTGTCTTCTGCAAAGGGCAGCGCTCACCTTCCTTCAG GATGAAAACATGATCAGCTTCATTAAAGGGGGAATCAAAGTGAGGAACAGCTACCAGACGTACAA AGAGCTTCACACCGTCCTCCAGTCCTCCGGATACACTCACGGCGACAACCACGGCCATTTCGAAGGCGGCGTTAAACTGGGAGTAGGAGCCTTTAATCTG ATGATCTCCATGCTGCCCACACGGACGCTGAAGCTGCTGGAGTTTGTCGGTTTTTCTGGTAACAAG GAGTTcggcctccagcagctccaggagGGTTCTGCAGAAAGCACGTTCAGGTCCTTCCTGTgcaacatgctgctgctctgttaTCACACGTTCATGAGCTTCATACTCG GAACCGGAGAAGGAGACGTGGAGGACGcggagaagctgctgcagccgTATCTCAAGAAATATCCCAAG GGATccatctttttgttctttgctggTCGAATAGAAGAGATCAAAGGCAACCTGGATGCT GCTATCAAGCGTTTTGAGGAGTGCTGCGAGGCTCAGCAGCAGTGGAAGCAGTTTCACCACATGTGCTACTGGGAGCTGATGTGGTGCTTCACCTACAAGAGGCACTGGAAGATGGCCTACTTCTACGCCGACCTGCTCAGCAAGGAGAACTCCTGGTCCAAG GCCACCTATGCATATATGAAAGCAGCCTACCTCAGCATGCTGACTAAGGATGATTGCCTAACCTTCGGGGAGACGGCGCTGACTCTGTTCAG GCAGGTTCCAGGTCTGAAGCAGAAAATAGCGGGAAAATCTTTACCGACAGAGAAGTTTGCGATCAGGAAAGCCCGACGCTACTTTGCAGAAAACCCCATCCCTCTTCCTGCTCCTCCACTG GAGATGATGTACATCTGGAACGGCTACACGGTCATCGGCAAACACAAAGACCTGACTGAGGGCATGCTGAAAACACTGGACGAGGCGCAGGCTAAGCTTGAAAGCATCCCAA GGACGGAGTTCACCATAGATGATCAGTGTCTGCTGAGCCTCCTGAAGGGACTTTGCCTCAAACACCTGGGACACCAAGAAGAAGCCGAACACTACTTCACCCTCGTCCTCTGCAA TGAGACTCAGATCAAGTACGACCACTACCTGGTTCCTAATGCTCTGCTGGAGCACGGGCTGCTGTGTCTGGAACAAGGCAGGAAAGATGAAGCGATCAAACTCCTAGAAGCTGCAAA gcaaaattacaaaaactactCGATGGAATCACGGACACACTTCCGTATCCAGGCTGCTCTGCACAAAGCCAAGGGATCCAGGGAGAACGGCATCCATGTGCCCTCCAGCCCGTag